In one window of Clavelina lepadiformis chromosome 4, kaClaLepa1.1, whole genome shotgun sequence DNA:
- the LOC143452931 gene encoding uncharacterized protein LOC143452931 isoform X3, whose translation MKIGFLIRPPSRLEESNSDNDASNHWESDQSKPKRKKLFSQHSTPPPVVPEMPNTQERSANTSFSTPILVAR comes from the exons ATGAAGATAGGTTTTCT AATTCGACCTCCATCTCGACTTGAAGAATCAAATTCTGACAATGATGCCAG TAACCACTGGGAATCAGACCAATCCAAACccaaaaggaaaaaattgttttcacaaCATTCAACACCACCACCTGTTGTTCCAGAAATGCCTAACACCCAGGAAAGAAG TGCAAATACTTCTTTTTCAACACCCATTTTAGTTGCAAGGTAA
- the LOC143452930 gene encoding serine/threonine-protein kinase Chk1-like — MPQHNAQNFFHQLIDGIEYLHSLGITHRDIKPENILLDENDILKIVDFGFATIFRHRGHERLIAKFCGTPPYVSPEVLQQTPYKAEAADIWSCGIVLVAMLAGELPWDEPSLACEEYNNWIDHKIQYSPWCKINTLPLALLRKLLTHDPESRCNIAALKKDRWFVKHLQQKRRLSSPVESPFIKRGLTSCEDFSSNALLATEISLSQPDPGVVFNTSNVSEESVGNLLHVGLSQPVQADNMLLSTQCMGTPGSSQTALQRLGKRMTRFWTKKGVQETMAEICKACENLEYAVKQATSTELTVITSDRRFRKLIFKVFIYPSAAEFSKVTADFYHTLVDVRLSKGDGLEFKRLFDALIKRLMRIL; from the exons ATGCCACAACATAAtgctcaaaatttttttcatcagTTAATAGATG GTATTGAATACCTTCACTCACTTGGAATCACTCATCGTGATATCAAgccagaaaatattttactggaTGAAAATGATATCCTCAAGATAGTGGATTTTGGTTTTGCAACAATATTTAGACACAGAG GTCATGAGAGGCTCatagcaaaattttgtggaacACCGCCATATGTGTCTCCGGaagttttgcaacaaacaCCATACAAAGCAGAAGCAGCTGATATTTGGTCGTGTGGGATTgttttggtggccatgcttgCAG GAGAACTTCCTTGGGATGAACCCTCTCTTGCATGTGAGGAATATAATAACTGGATAGATCACAAGATTCAATATTCTCCATGGTGCAAGATCAACACATTGCCTTTAGCACTGCTGAGAAAGTTACTTACCCATGATCCAGAATCACGTTGTAATATTGCTGCATTAAAAAAAGACAg GTGGTTTGTGAAGCATCTTCAACAGAAACGGAGACTGTCTTCACCTGTAGAGTCCCCGTTCATAAAACGAGGATTGACTAGCTGTGAGGATTTTTCATCCAATGCTTTGTTGGCAACAGAG ATTTCTTTGTCTCAACCTGATCCAGGTGTAGTCTTTAACACATCTAATGTTTCAGAAGAATCCGTTGGAAATCTCCTTCATGTCGGTCTATCTCAG CCAGTTCAAGCTGACAATATGCTGCTGAGTACGCAGTGTATGGGAACACCAGGTAGCTCCCAGACGGCATTGCAGCGTTTAGGAAAACGTATGACTCGTTTCTGGACAAAGAAAGGTGTTCAGGAAACCATGGCAGAAATTTGCAAGGCGTGTGAAAATTTGGA ATATGCTGTAAAACAAGCCACGTCCACAGAACTTACTGTGATTACATCGGATCGGCGATTCAGAAAgcttatttttaaagtttttatttatccCAGTGCTGCTGAATTTTCTAAGGTTACAGCTGATTTTTATCACACCTTAGTAGATGTTCGCCTTTCAAAAGGAGACGGCTTGGAGTTCAAACGACTTTTTGATGCATTAATAAAGCGCCTTATGCGTATTTTATAA
- the LOC143452931 gene encoding uncharacterized protein LOC143452931 isoform X1: protein MWYGMLVFRTSGFCKIIQVSSVEHFNLPIDSFEDFDRVESLLAEKSQAHVFISYLETIGGITAKDVISMMLSKLLTCELATNCNWMGKGHKTGMHSSQLAKAVIDAAKKLGIKEAESICEIKKWLKNASDREGGRLKRMKNKMDKERKDEATRRQLYFMNFDSSSTSDDSG, encoded by the exons ATGTGGTACGGTATGCTCGTTTTTCGTACTTCCGGATTCTGTAAAATAATCCAAGTTTCTTCGGTGGAACACTTCAACTTGCCGATAGATTCATTTGAGGATTTTGATAGGGTGGAATCACTGCTAGCAGAGAAATCACAAGCGCATGTTTTT atttccTATCTAGAAACAATAGGTGGCATAACAGCAAAAGATGTTATCAGCATGATGTTGAGCAAATTGTTGACCTGTGAACTGGCAACCAATTGTAATTGGATGGGAAAGGGTCATAAGACAGGAATGCATTCATCACAACTCGCAAAAGCTGTTATAG ATGCTGCCAAGAAATTGGGTATTAAGGAAGCAGAGAGTATCTGCGAGATCAAGAAATGGTTAAAAAATGCTAGTGATAGGGAAGGGGGACGGCTAAAAAGAATGAAGAACAAAATGG ataaagaGCGGAAAGATGAAGCCACGCGCAGACAATTGTATTTCATGAATTTCGACTCATCTTCTACAAGTGATGATAGCGGATGA
- the LOC143452931 gene encoding uncharacterized protein LOC143452931 isoform X2 has translation MKIGFLIRPPSRLEESNSDNDASEHIYCSNHWESDQSKPKRKKLFSQHSTPPPVVPEMPNTQERSANTSFSTPILVAR, from the exons ATGAAGATAGGTTTTCT AATTCGACCTCCATCTCGACTTGAAGAATCAAATTCTGACAATGATGCCAG TGAACATATTTACTGCAGTAACCACTGGGAATCAGACCAATCCAAACccaaaaggaaaaaattgttttcacaaCATTCAACACCACCACCTGTTGTTCCAGAAATGCCTAACACCCAGGAAAGAAG TGCAAATACTTCTTTTTCAACACCCATTTTAGTTGCAAGGTAA